CGACTTTTTACTATTACTCAATATCCCTAGAGTAATTAGATTTTATTTTAATAATATATAAATTATTTGAATTTATTATATTATTTCCCCTATACTACCTTTAAACATATTATACACCTCTTATAGTTTTTCTGCAAGGATTTACCAAAATTTGTACGTATTTTATAATAAAATTATAAAAAATAATTATTTTACACTGAAAATACTATATTAACACATATAATGTTCTAAAACTATCAAATACCTCTAATTAAATATGAACATTATGTAAATCTATATTAAGTATATAAAAAAAGCAAGGTGAAATTCACCTTGCTTTATGTATTTCAATACGAAATTATTTAACGATTGAAGTTACAACACCTGAACCTACAGTACGTCCACCTTCACGAATTGAGAAACGAGTTCCTTCTTCGATCGCGATTGGAGAAATAAGTTCTACGTTGATTGATACGTTATCCCCAGGCATTACCATTTCAGTACCTTCTGGTAAAGTAACTACACCAGTTACGTCAGTAGTACGGAAGTAGAATTGAGGACGGTAGTTTGTGAAGAATGGAGTGTGACGTCCACCTTCTTCTTTAGATAATACGTACACGTCAGCTACGAATTGAGTGTGTGGAGTGATTGTTTTAGGAGCTGCTAAAACTTGTCCACGTTCGATATCTTCACGAGCAACACCACGTAATAATGCACCGATGTTATCTCCTGCTTCAGCGTAATCTAATAATTTACGGAACATTTCAACACCTGTTACAGTAGTTGAAGCTGGTTCTTCAGTTAATCCAACGATTTCTACTACGTCTCCAACTTTAACTTGTCCACGTTCAACACGTCCAGTAGCAACTGTACCACGACCTGTGATTGAGAATACGTCCTCAACTGGCATCATGAATGGTTTAGCGTTATCACGTTCTGGAGTTGGGATGTACTCATCAACTGTTTCCATTAATTCGATGATAGCTTTTTCTGCATCAGCGTCTCCTTCAAGAGCTTTAAGAGCAGAACCTTTGATTACTGGTAGTTCATCTCCATCGAATCCGTATTCAGATAATAGTTCACGAACTTCCATTTCAACTAATTCTAATAACTCTTCGTCATCAACCATATCACATTTGTTTAAGAATACAACGATTTTTGGTACTCCAACGTTACGAGATAATAGGATGTGCTCACGAGTTTGAGCCATTGGTCCATCTGTAGCAGCGATTACTAAGATAGCTCCGTCCATTTGAGCAGCACCAGTGATCATGTTTTTAACATAGTCAGCGTGTCCTGGGCAGTCTACGTGTGCGTAGTGACGGTTTGGAGTTTCATACTCGATGTGAGAAGTGTTGATTGTGATACCACGTTCTCTTTCTTCTGGTGCGTTATCGATTGAAGCGTAGTCTTTAGCTTCTCCACCATAAGTTTTTGCTAATACAGTAGCGATAGCTGCTGTTAAAGTAGTTTTACCGTGGTCAACGTGACCAATTGTTCCAATGTTAGCATGTGTTTTACTACGGTCAAATTTTTCTTTTGCCATTTTAAAAATGTCTCCTTCAAGTTAATAAAATTTTAATTTTTTAAATTAGTCACATAGCATTCTATGATAACTATATTTTATAATGTTACAACGAAAATTGCAACTATAAAGAATATTTTTTATTATCCTTTATTTTTTTTGATAATTTCTTCAGAAATTGATTTAGGTACTTCTTCGTAGTGGTCGAATACCATTGAGTAAGTACCACGTCCTTGAGTTGCAGAACGTAGAGAAGTTGCATATCCGAACATTTCAGATAATGGTACTGAAGCACTTACTACTTGTGCGTTACCACGAGCTTCCATACCTTCAACTCGTCCACGACGTGAAGTGATATCACCCATGATATCTCCTAAGTATTCTTCAGGCATTACAACTTCAACTTTCATGATTGGTTCTAAGATTACTGGGTTACATTTTTTAGCAGCTTCTTTAAGAGCTAATGATGCAGCAACTTTGAACGCCATTTCAGATGAATCGACATCGTGGTATGATCCATCGAATAATTTAGCTTTAACGTCGATTAATTCGTATCCAGCTAATACCCCGTTTGCCATAGAGTCTTTTAATCCTGCTTCTACTGCTGGGATGTATTCACGTGGAACTACCCCACCAACGATAGCATTTTCGAATTCAAATCCTGCACCTGGCTCATTTGGAGTGAACTCAATCCATACGTCCCCGTATTGTCCACGTCCACCAGATTGACGAGTGAATTTACCTTGTACTTGTGCAGCTTGTTTGAATGTTTCACGGTAAGATACCATTGGAGCACCTACTGTACATTCAACTTTGAATTCACGACGCATACGGTCAACGATGATGTCTAAGTGAAGCTCACCCATACCTGCGATGATAACTTGCCCAGTTTCTTCGTCAGTTCCAGCACGGAATGTTGGGTCTTCTTCTTGTAATTTTTGTAAAGCTGTTGACATTTTATCTTGGTCAGCTTTTGATTTTGGTTCAACTGAAAGTTGGATAACTGGTTCTGGGAATTCCATTGATTCAAGAATAACTTCGTTTTTCTCGTCACAAAGTGTGTCCCCAGTAGTAGTATCTTTAAGACCAACAGCTGCAGCGATATCACCAGCGTAAACTTCAGCGATTTCGTTACGAGTGTTAGCGTGCATTTGCAGGATACGTCCTACACGTTCACGTTTACCTTTAGTTGAGTTTTTAACGTATGAACCAGATGATAAAATACCTGAGTACACACGGAAGAAAGTAAGTTTCCCTACGAATGGGTCAGTCATAACTTTGAAAGCTAATGCTGAGAATGGTTCTTCATCTGAAGAATGTCTTTCTACTTCTTCATCAGTATCTGGGTTAATCCCTTTAATAGCAGGTACGTCTAATGGAGATGGTAAGTATTCTACTACTGCATCTAGCATTGGTTGTACACCTTTATATTTGAAGGCTGATCCACATACTACAGGGAAGAATTCTACTGATAAAGTAGCTTTACGGATTGCAGCTTTAAGCTCATCAATTGTAATTTCTTCTCCACCTAAGTATTTTTCCATGAAGTCTTCATCGAATTCTGCAACAGCTTCGATAAGTTTTTCACGGTATTCTTCAGCTTGATCTTGGTATTCAGCTGGGATTTCTTTTTCAACAAGATTTTCCCCAACGCTACCTTCGTTGTAGATAGCTTTCATCTCAACAAGGTCGATTACACCTTCGAATAGATCTTCAGCTCCGATTGGAAGTTGAATTGGGTGTGCGTTAGCTTGTAATCTGTCGTGGATTGTTCCTACAGAGTATAGGAAGTCAGCTCCTGTTTTATCCATTTTGTTTACGAATACGATACGAGGAACTCCATAAGTTGTAGCTTGACGCCAAACTGTTTCTGTTTGTGGTTCAACACCTGATTGCGCATCTAATACTGCTACTGATCCATCAAGTACACGAAGTGAACGTTCAACCTCAACTGTGAAGTCTACGTGTCCCGGTGTATCGATGATGTTGATACGGTGGTTTTTCCATTGAGCAGTTGTTGCAGCAGATGTAATAGTGATACCACGTTCTTGTTCTTGTTCCATCCAGTCCATTTGTGAGTTACCATCGTGAGTATCTCCGATTTTGTGGATTTTCCCAGTATAGAACAGAATACGCTCTGTAGCAGTTGTTTTACCTGCGTCAATATGAGCCATGATACCGATATTACGAGTATCTTTTAAAGAAAATGCTCTAGTCATGAGTCAATTTTCTCCTTTCATAAATTTTTAAATGTTTTGAGTAATTTGTCTTTTATAGTGAAAAACTCAAGCTATAAAATAGCTTGATATTCACCCTATAATTACCAACGATAGTGAGCAAATGCTTTGTTTGCTTCAGCCATTTTGTGAGTATCTTCACGTTTCTTAACAGCTGAACCAGTGTTATTTGCTGCGTCTAAAATTTCATTAGCTAAACGTTGTTCCATAGTTTTTTCTCCTCTTAAACGAGAATAGTTAACTAACCAACGTAGACCTAATGTAGTTCTTCTTTCAGCACGTACTTCTACTGGTACTTGGTAGTTAGAACCACCAACACGACGAGCACGAACTTCAAGAACTGGCATAATGTTGTTTAATGCTTCTTCGAAAACTTCCATAGCATCACGTCCTGATTTTTCTTTAATTAAATCAAACGCAGAATATAAAATTCTTTGAGCTGTACCGCGTTTCCCATCTAGCATTAATTTGTTAATCAATTTTGTAACTAATTTTGAGTTATAAATTGGATCTGGCAAAACGTCACGTTTTGCAACTGGACCTTTACGTGGCATAGTGTCTGCCTCCTTTCACGAATTCTTTATCAAATTTTTATCTTATATTATTTTTTCTCTTTTGGTTTTTTAGCACCGTATAGTGAACGTCCTTGTTTACGGTCGTTAACTCCTGCAGTATCTAAAGCTCCACGGATGATGTGGTAACGTACCCCTGGTAAGTCTTTTACACGTCCTCCACGAATAAGTACAACACTGTGTTCTTGTAGGTTGTGTCCGATACCTGGGATATATGCTGTTACTTCGATTTGGTTTGATAAACGAACACGTGCATATTTACGTAAAGCTGAGTTAGGTTTTTTAGGTGTCATAGTCCCAACACGAGTACAAACTCCACGTTTTTGAGGTGAAGAAATGTTAGTTTCTTTCTTTCTTTGAGAGTTGTAACCTTTGTTAAGTGCTGGTGAATCTGATTTTGATACTTTTGATTTACGAGGTTTACGAACTAATTGGTTAATAGTTGGCATTTTCCTGATTTCCTCCTTCCCTGTTTATTTGTGAATCACCTAGCCAGGTGTATCACGTTTTTAAATTTTTTATAAGCCATAGTGGCTTTACACAGAGTGCCGTAACACTCACGTACTAAATAATACCACTTTTATTTTTTCTTGTCAACACTTTTTTAAAATTTTTTTATATCTTTTTTAACTTGCTATTATCACATTCTATTTTTACACTTAACCAGGTGTATCATAATCGAAATATAAATAAACACTTCCAGGTGTATCATAATAGTATTTTTAATAAACTATTCCAGGTGTTTCGCATATGTTATTTTGTGTCGCTTTTTCAAGTATTCCATATCACTACTTTTAAATTTTCAATTTATTATATTCTTATCAACCATTATTATAGAAATAATTTAACAATTCCCCTTGTTGATTAAAACGATTACAAGTATAATATAATTATATAAGGATATATGGAGGGATACTTATGATAAACATTAAAAATCTTATCGTAAAATTTGATACAAAGTGCGCTGTTGATGATTTAAGTTTTACAATCAATGACGGAGAGATATTCGGACTTATCGGGCATAACGGAGCTGGTAAGTCTACTACAATCAAATCTCTAGTTAGTATATTAGAACCTACTTCAGGAGAGATTTACTTTAATGACCTACTTTTAAAAAATAATAGATTAGCATGCAAAAAGCAAATTGGCTATGTACCTGATTCACCTGATATGTTTCTTACATTATCAGCATTCGAATATTGGTCATTAGTCGCTAGCATATATGAAATTGATAATAAAACAAGAGATGATATTCTCAATAGGTACTGCAAATTATTTAATATGATAGGTGTTGAACACCAAGAAATTAGCTCCTTCTCTCATGGTATGAGACAAAAAGTATTTGTTATTGGAGCATTATTATCAGAACCTAAGTTTTGGATTATGGATGAACCGATGACAGGATTAGATCCACAAGCTGCATTTGACTTGAAAAACTTAATGAAAGAACATGCCACTAAAGGAAATAGTGTTCTATTCTCTACCCATGTCTTAGAGGTCGCTGAACATCTATGCGATAGAATAGGCATCCTCAGCAAGGGAAAACTGATTTTTATCGGTACACTTAACGAGCTTAAAGAACAATTTCAGGGAGATAATTTAGAAGAAATTTATCTTAATATAGTAAAAAATTCAAATTCAAATATTTTAGGTGGTGATTAAACATGAGATTCAATGTAATAAAAGAATTATTCTTAACGAATCTTCTTTATAGTTTTTCACCTCAAAGAATAAAATACAGAAAAAAATTTAGTGAAAAGAACGATATAAGACATAATCTTTTAAAAAATGTATTAATGATGAATTTTTTCAATTTCTTAAATATTTTATTTGTATTTTCAATGTTTTCTCGTGGTTTTAACTTTTCTGGACCGGGATATCGAAATATACTTTTCTTTATTTTATTATTAGTGTTTATTCAGATTTTAAATAATTTTATCAATATGTTTTACGAAAGTGATGATACATTAGCAATTATTCACTTACCTGTTACAGGATCTGAAATATTTTTTAGTAAATTGTTCACTCTACTTTCACAAGTTATTAGTAATTTTACTCCTCTAATAGTTATAAACTTGGTTATTGGATTAAATACAGAGTTTTCAATTCAAAAATTTTTCTTCGTATTAGTATATAGTTTTGCATTTATGATTACTTTAATATGTTCTATTATGACACTACTTTCATTTATTACTTATATCCCAAATTTTAAGAAGAATAAAGGGAAAGTTAATGCAGTTACAATCTTTATTGGATTAATAGCTTTAATAGGATACATATTTAATTTTGCTCATACTTTTAAAAGTAGTGGTTCTGAATATAAAGGGGATTTATTTTTAAATATACTCGTGTTAGATATTTCTATGACCTATACTTATTTAATAATAACTATAATCCTAGCAATTATCTCTTTCTTTACTACTTATATATTCGTAGTAAAAAAATATATGAAAGACTTATATAGAATATCAGGTAATACATACACATCTAGTTCTAAAACTGTAAAAATTAAAGAAAATACTAATAGTACATCAACTACACTATTTTCTAAACTAATTAAGAGAAATGTAAAACTATTGTTAAACAGTACAATTTCGACAACTGTATTTACTAATCTTCTTATCACGCTTGGTATATTTGTAATTCCAATTATAGAAATTAGAAAGCACGGGGGTATTACACTACCACCTATATTCTATCCAGTAGCTATGACTATAGGATTTACGTTAGCATTGTACATCAATTCTAATCCTATGAATTTTACAAGTATAGCAATATCACTAGAAAAACAAGATTACTATTTTTTAAAATCTCTTCCATTAGATTTCAAAAAATACCTAAAAATCAAATTAGCAATCGCCACTTGTTTACAACTTAGCTTTGGATTATTTGCTCTGATTATGATGTTAATTATAACTAAAACACCAATCTTATTAGCAATTGTAACAATAATATCTTATATTATTTCAAGTATTATCTTTTCATTCTATAGTTATACAAACGACTATAAAAAATTATATCTAAACTGGAACACTATCACAGATTTAGCTAATCGTAGTTCGATAAATCAGGTACTATTAACTATTTTAGCTTTCGGAGCTATTTTATTATTAGTACTACTTAATGTCGTGACATTCTTCTTAATTGCTATGTTGCCATCATCAGCACATATATTAGGTATACTATATTCTCTAATATTAATAATACTATTAGTTTTTGCAACAAGAAAATTGAGAAAAAATGTATTTGACAAAATATATTCATAAAACAGAGTGAGTGACTCGAAAATCGATTTTGAGTCACTCACGTTTTTATATTTTATTCTATTCCCCTATAATAATCACTATCTATTTCTCTATAAGGAGCTATATCCTGAATATATTCTAATACTCCTTGAAATTCACCATTTTCGTCATAAACCCCAGCATAAGTGACATGAACAAATTTTCCTCTTGATTCTGATTTAAACCACATTTCGTACTTATCTTTTTTTCTATCTCGTAAGTTTTTCATTATAGTTTTAACTTTCTCTAGGTACTTAGGTGGATGACATAGTTCTACATTTCTACCTATTTGCCCTGATGTGCGTTTAAAAATCATCTCTTCCTCTGAACAATGATTATTATAATATTGAAAAACTTCGTCTTTATTAACAAAAGTAATTTCCATCGGTAAATGATTTAATATTAAATCAATTTGATTTAATGACAGATAACCATTTCCGACTTTCTGAGGTGTATCCCTATTGAAAGTTTCTTCTTTAACTTCTTTTGGTTTATAGGTAATAGTAAACTCTCCTTCAGGAGTTTGAATAATTTTTGTTAATTCCCCTTCGCTTACTTCTATGACCTCACTATTATCAATAGTCTGAGTTTCAAAATCTTCTCTGTGAGGTATCCACTCTTCTTGAGGTCGAATTATTGCATAACCATAAGCATCACTGTCTTTAGCTATACTCAACCAATCGTCTTGAGTAAATGTTTCTAATAATATCATCAGAAGAATCGACTCTTCTTTAAAGATCATTTCCTCAAATTCTTTAACAAAAACTTCAAATTTTTCTTTAACGACAACTATCTCTGCATTAGGTAGTTTTCCCGCTTCTTCTTTAGCAAGTTTGAACAAATCTCTTATTTCATCATCAACACCCCACATAACCTTAGGTGGTGCATCGTGACCATATTTTTCCATTATAGGAAACATTAATTCTTCTTTACGTTTGTAATGAATATCAAATTGTCCTAATAATTGCAACTGACGAAGCAATCCTTTTAGTACTGCTTCTTTTGTTTCTCCTTCATCGAGCTTAGCATAGTTATCTAGAATTCGACGAACTCTTATTATTGCAGCTCTTAAAGCTAAATTTTCTTGTTTAAAAACTTGAACTGGGTGTCCTGGATGCTCACTATCTTCGACTTCTACATTTTTTATCGCACCTTTAAATAAATTGGCATGTACATTACATAGCTTCATTACATCTTCAAAAGTTACACCAGAATCTGAATTCATAAGCTCATGCTCCATTAAAGATATCTCAATAGCAGATACTCCAGAAAAATGTTCATTGAATTCATCTTGAACAGATTCGGCAGACTCACCTTTATGAAGTCGTAATAATATATCGCGTAAAACTTCAATTCTCTTTGTAGCCATTAATCTAACCCTACTACTTCATATCCATTAGCTTCTAATGTAGCAACAATTGTTTCAAGTTTAATTCCTGCCAACTTCGAACCCATTTTTAGCGAAGTCTTTCTCCCTATAGTATTTCTCATAATTGGATTAGCTAGTGGTTTAAATCCAAGATCAACCAAAATATCCAACACTTCTGGATGTTTATCAACAACTTGCGCAACTGGTATACTCACATCAATAATATTATCCATTTCTCATTACCTCACTACCTTATATTATTAATATAATTATATCATAAGCCATTGATAATCGCTATCAAATTAAAATGATAATATAAAAAGATGTAACTTAAAAATTTTCTCTAAGTTACATCTTTAATATTACTTTATTTCATTGAAGCTAATCTCGATCTGATAAAGAGCTTTTACTATAAATTATTTCTCCACTCAAGAAGTTTTTCTACATCTTCTTGTTTGATATAATCACTCGCTACAGCTTCTTCGATTAAGTAATTATAGTTAGTTAAAGTGTGGTACTCTACTTTATCAGCTGCAAAGGCATCTTGTGCTTTCTTAAGTTCATAACTAAATATTGCTACAACACCAAGAACTATTGCACCAGCTTCTTCTAATGCTTTAGCTACTTTTAATGAAGATAATCCAGTTGAGATTAAGTCTTCAATAATAACAACTTTTTGACCTTCTA
This is a stretch of genomic DNA from Gemella haemolysans. It encodes these proteins:
- the tuf gene encoding elongation factor Tu yields the protein MAKEKFDRSKTHANIGTIGHVDHGKTTLTAAIATVLAKTYGGEAKDYASIDNAPEERERGITINTSHIEYETPNRHYAHVDCPGHADYVKNMITGAAQMDGAILVIAATDGPMAQTREHILLSRNVGVPKIVVFLNKCDMVDDEELLELVEMEVRELLSEYGFDGDELPVIKGSALKALEGDADAEKAIIELMETVDEYIPTPERDNAKPFMMPVEDVFSITGRGTVATGRVERGQVKVGDVVEIVGLTEEPASTTVTGVEMFRKLLDYAEAGDNIGALLRGVAREDIERGQVLAAPKTITPHTQFVADVYVLSKEEGGRHTPFFTNYRPQFYFRTTDVTGVVTLPEGTEMVMPGDNVSINVELISPIAIEEGTRFSIREGGRTVGSGVVTSIVK
- the fusA gene encoding elongation factor G, producing the protein MTRAFSLKDTRNIGIMAHIDAGKTTATERILFYTGKIHKIGDTHDGNSQMDWMEQEQERGITITSAATTAQWKNHRINIIDTPGHVDFTVEVERSLRVLDGSVAVLDAQSGVEPQTETVWRQATTYGVPRIVFVNKMDKTGADFLYSVGTIHDRLQANAHPIQLPIGAEDLFEGVIDLVEMKAIYNEGSVGENLVEKEIPAEYQDQAEEYREKLIEAVAEFDEDFMEKYLGGEEITIDELKAAIRKATLSVEFFPVVCGSAFKYKGVQPMLDAVVEYLPSPLDVPAIKGINPDTDEEVERHSSDEEPFSALAFKVMTDPFVGKLTFFRVYSGILSSGSYVKNSTKGKRERVGRILQMHANTRNEIAEVYAGDIAAAVGLKDTTTGDTLCDEKNEVILESMEFPEPVIQLSVEPKSKADQDKMSTALQKLQEEDPTFRAGTDEETGQVIIAGMGELHLDIIVDRMRREFKVECTVGAPMVSYRETFKQAAQVQGKFTRQSGGRGQYGDVWIEFTPNEPGAGFEFENAIVGGVVPREYIPAVEAGLKDSMANGVLAGYELIDVKAKLFDGSYHDVDSSEMAFKVAASLALKEAAKKCNPVILEPIMKVEVVMPEEYLGDIMGDITSRRGRVEGMEARGNAQVVSASVPLSEMFGYATSLRSATQGRGTYSMVFDHYEEVPKSISEEIIKKNKG
- the rpsG gene encoding 30S ribosomal protein S7, translated to MPRKGPVAKRDVLPDPIYNSKLVTKLINKLMLDGKRGTAQRILYSAFDLIKEKSGRDAMEVFEEALNNIMPVLEVRARRVGGSNYQVPVEVRAERRTTLGLRWLVNYSRLRGEKTMEQRLANEILDAANNTGSAVKKREDTHKMAEANKAFAHYRW
- the rpsL gene encoding 30S ribosomal protein S12, whose product is MPTINQLVRKPRKSKVSKSDSPALNKGYNSQRKKETNISSPQKRGVCTRVGTMTPKKPNSALRKYARVRLSNQIEVTAYIPGIGHNLQEHSVVLIRGGRVKDLPGVRYHIIRGALDTAGVNDRKQGRSLYGAKKPKEKK
- a CDS encoding ABC transporter ATP-binding protein, whose translation is MINIKNLIVKFDTKCAVDDLSFTINDGEIFGLIGHNGAGKSTTIKSLVSILEPTSGEIYFNDLLLKNNRLACKKQIGYVPDSPDMFLTLSAFEYWSLVASIYEIDNKTRDDILNRYCKLFNMIGVEHQEISSFSHGMRQKVFVIGALLSEPKFWIMDEPMTGLDPQAAFDLKNLMKEHATKGNSVLFSTHVLEVAEHLCDRIGILSKGKLIFIGTLNELKEQFQGDNLEEIYLNIVKNSNSNILGGD
- a CDS encoding DUF438 domain-containing protein, with translation MATKRIEVLRDILLRLHKGESAESVQDEFNEHFSGVSAIEISLMEHELMNSDSGVTFEDVMKLCNVHANLFKGAIKNVEVEDSEHPGHPVQVFKQENLALRAAIIRVRRILDNYAKLDEGETKEAVLKGLLRQLQLLGQFDIHYKRKEELMFPIMEKYGHDAPPKVMWGVDDEIRDLFKLAKEEAGKLPNAEIVVVKEKFEVFVKEFEEMIFKEESILLMILLETFTQDDWLSIAKDSDAYGYAIIRPQEEWIPHREDFETQTIDNSEVIEVSEGELTKIIQTPEGEFTITYKPKEVKEETFNRDTPQKVGNGYLSLNQIDLILNHLPMEITFVNKDEVFQYYNNHCSEEEMIFKRTSGQIGRNVELCHPPKYLEKVKTIMKNLRDRKKDKYEMWFKSESRGKFVHVTYAGVYDENGEFQGVLEYIQDIAPYREIDSDYYRGIE
- a CDS encoding DUF1858 domain-containing protein; translation: MDNIIDVSIPVAQVVDKHPEVLDILVDLGFKPLANPIMRNTIGRKTSLKMGSKLAGIKLETIVATLEANGYEVVGLD